A single genomic interval of Pseudomonas sp. FeN3W harbors:
- the nusA gene encoding transcription termination factor NusA, with the protein MSKEVLLVVESVSNEKGVPASVIFEALELALATATKKRYEDEVDLRVEINRHNGSYETFRRWTVVDDEHFEDPAHQLALDQAQARNPDAKLGDVFEEKIESIEFGRIAAQTAKQVIVQKVREAERAQVVEAYRDRLGEIISGTVKKVTRDSVIVDLGNNAEALLAREDIIARETFRVGARVRALLKEIRTENRGPQLILSRTAPQMLIELFRIEVPEIAEGLIEVMGASRDPGSRAKIAVRSKDKRIDPQGACIGMRGSRVQAVSGEIGGERVDIVLWDENPAQFVINAMAPAEVAAIIVDEDAHAMDIAVAEDNLAQAIGRGGQNVRLASQLTGWTLNVMTEADIQAKQQEEAGDILRNFIDELDVDEELAQVLVEEGFTSLEEIAYVPMEEMLGIEGFDEDIVNELRTRAKDRLLTKAIANEEKLADAQPAEDLLALDGMDKELAVELAVRGVITREDLAEQSIDDLLDIDGIDEERAGKLIMAARAHWFE; encoded by the coding sequence AATCGCCACAATGGCAGCTACGAAACCTTCCGTCGCTGGACTGTCGTAGACGACGAGCACTTCGAGGATCCGGCCCATCAGTTGGCATTGGATCAGGCTCAGGCGCGTAATCCCGACGCCAAGCTTGGTGATGTGTTCGAAGAGAAGATCGAGTCCATCGAGTTCGGCCGTATTGCGGCGCAGACCGCCAAGCAGGTCATCGTGCAGAAAGTGCGTGAGGCCGAGCGTGCGCAGGTGGTAGAAGCCTATCGTGATCGTCTGGGTGAGATCATCTCCGGTACGGTCAAGAAAGTGACCCGCGATAGCGTTATCGTCGACCTCGGCAATAACGCCGAAGCGTTGCTGGCTCGCGAAGACATCATTGCGCGTGAAACCTTCCGCGTCGGTGCCCGGGTTCGCGCGCTGCTCAAGGAAATTCGCACCGAGAACCGCGGCCCGCAGCTGATCCTGTCGCGTACTGCGCCGCAGATGCTGATCGAGCTGTTCCGCATAGAAGTGCCAGAAATCGCCGAAGGCCTTATCGAGGTCATGGGCGCGTCGCGTGATCCGGGGTCGCGGGCCAAGATCGCTGTCCGTTCGAAAGACAAACGCATCGATCCGCAGGGCGCGTGCATCGGCATGCGCGGTTCGCGGGTTCAGGCCGTCTCTGGCGAAATTGGCGGCGAACGCGTCGATATCGTCCTGTGGGATGAAAACCCGGCCCAGTTCGTCATCAATGCGATGGCTCCGGCTGAAGTGGCCGCGATCATCGTCGACGAAGACGCTCATGCCATGGATATCGCGGTTGCCGAAGACAATCTGGCGCAGGCGATCGGCCGTGGCGGTCAGAACGTGCGCCTGGCCAGTCAGCTTACCGGTTGGACGCTCAACGTCATGACCGAAGCGGACATCCAGGCCAAGCAGCAAGAGGAAGCCGGCGACATCCTGCGCAACTTCATCGATGAGCTGGATGTTGATGAGGAGCTGGCGCAGGTGCTGGTGGAAGAGGGCTTCACCTCCCTCGAAGAGATTGCCTATGTCCCCATGGAGGAAATGCTTGGCATCGAAGGCTTCGACGAAGACATCGTCAATGAGCTGCGTACGCGGGCCAAGGATCGCCTGCTGACCAAGGCCATTGCCAACGAGGAGAAGCTTGCGGATGCCCAGCCGGCTGAAGATCTGCTGGCACTCGATGGCATGGATAAAGAACTGGCGGTCGAGTTGGCCGTGCGGGGCGTCATCACCCGCGAAGACCTGGCCGAGCAGTCGATAGACGACCTGCTCGACATAGACGGCATCGATGAAGAGCGTGCCGGCAAGCTGATCATGGCCGCCCGAGCCCATTGGTTCGAGTAA
- the infB gene encoding translation initiation factor IF-2: MTQVTVKELAQVVATPVERLLQQMREAGLSHTSAEQVVTDNEKQALLAHLKSSHGAKVDEPRKITLQRKTTTKLKVGGSKTISVEVRKKKTFVKRSAEEIEAEQRREAEEQRAAEEAARLKAEQEARERAEEEARRQAESAKPQSEAPAPAAVEPAVSAEPAPVAVEPVAPAPERKKEEPRRVEKPRSDDDERRDRKHAQHRPSLKTKAPLARTVRTGEDEADGFRRGGRGKSKLKKRNQHGFQSPTGPVVREVSIGETITVAELAQQMSVKAAEVIKFMFKMGSPVTINQVLDQETAQLVAEELGHKVKLVSDNALEEQLAELLKFEGESVSRAPVVTVMGHVDHGKTSLLDYIRRAKVAVGEAGGITQHIGAYHVETERGMVTFLDTPGHAAFTAMRARGAKATDIVILVVAADDGVMPQTQEAVQHAKAAGVPIVVAVNKIDKPDANPDNIKNGLAALDVIPEEWGGDTPFIPVSAKMGTGVDELLEAVLLQAELLELKATPSAPGRGVVVESRLDKGRGPVATVLVQDGTLRQGDMVLCGVNFGRVRAMLDENGKPVKEAGPAIPVEILGLDGTPEAGDDLTVVADEKKAREVALFRQGKFREVKLARAHAGKLENIFETMGQDEKKTLNIVLKADVRGSLEALQGSLNGLGNDEVQVRVVGGGVGGITESDANLALASNAVLFGFNVRADAGARKIVEAEGLDMRYYNVIYDIIEDVKKALTGMLGSDVRENILGIAEVRDVFRSPKFGAIAGCMVTEGMVHRNRPIRVLRDDVVIFEGELESLRRFKDDVAEVRAGMECGIGVKSYNDVKVGDKIEVFEKVEVARSL; this comes from the coding sequence ATGACGCAAGTCACGGTGAAAGAACTGGCCCAGGTGGTCGCCACACCGGTCGAGCGACTGCTTCAGCAGATGCGTGAGGCAGGACTGTCGCACACCAGCGCCGAGCAAGTAGTGACCGATAACGAGAAACAGGCCCTGTTGGCCCATTTGAAAAGCAGCCACGGGGCGAAAGTGGACGAGCCGCGCAAGATCACCTTGCAGCGCAAGACCACCACCAAGCTCAAGGTTGGCGGCAGCAAGACCATCAGCGTTGAAGTGCGCAAGAAGAAGACCTTCGTCAAGCGCAGCGCCGAGGAAATCGAAGCTGAACAGCGTCGCGAAGCCGAGGAGCAACGCGCGGCTGAAGAAGCTGCTCGTCTGAAGGCCGAGCAGGAAGCGCGCGAGCGTGCCGAAGAAGAGGCACGCCGTCAGGCCGAGTCGGCCAAGCCTCAGAGCGAGGCGCCTGCGCCGGCAGCTGTTGAGCCGGCGGTGAGCGCCGAACCTGCGCCGGTTGCGGTCGAGCCTGTAGCTCCTGCGCCAGAGCGTAAGAAGGAAGAGCCGCGGCGTGTCGAGAAGCCACGTAGTGATGACGACGAGCGTCGTGATCGCAAGCATGCGCAGCATCGTCCTTCGCTCAAGACCAAGGCTCCGCTGGCGCGTACCGTACGTACCGGTGAGGACGAGGCCGATGGTTTCCGTCGCGGCGGCCGCGGCAAGTCCAAGCTCAAGAAGCGTAATCAGCATGGGTTCCAGAGCCCAACAGGACCTGTAGTGCGCGAAGTGTCGATCGGCGAAACCATCACCGTGGCCGAGCTGGCCCAGCAGATGTCGGTTAAAGCGGCCGAAGTCATCAAGTTCATGTTCAAGATGGGTTCGCCTGTCACCATCAACCAGGTGCTTGATCAGGAAACCGCGCAGCTGGTTGCCGAGGAACTCGGTCACAAGGTCAAGCTGGTCAGCGACAACGCTCTGGAAGAGCAACTGGCCGAATTGTTGAAGTTCGAAGGCGAGTCGGTCTCGCGTGCACCGGTCGTGACCGTGATGGGTCACGTCGACCATGGCAAGACCTCGCTGCTCGACTACATCCGTCGCGCCAAGGTGGCTGTCGGCGAAGCCGGCGGTATCACCCAGCACATCGGTGCCTATCACGTCGAAACCGAGCGTGGCATGGTCACCTTCCTCGACACCCCCGGCCACGCGGCGTTTACCGCCATGCGTGCTCGTGGTGCCAAGGCCACCGATATCGTGATCCTGGTGGTCGCAGCGGATGACGGCGTGATGCCGCAGACCCAGGAAGCCGTTCAGCACGCCAAGGCTGCCGGTGTTCCGATCGTGGTCGCGGTGAACAAGATCGACAAGCCGGATGCCAATCCGGACAACATCAAGAACGGCCTGGCTGCGCTCGACGTGATTCCGGAAGAGTGGGGCGGCGACACACCGTTCATTCCGGTCTCCGCGAAGATGGGTACCGGCGTCGACGAACTGCTCGAAGCCGTTTTGCTGCAGGCCGAGCTCCTCGAGCTCAAGGCAACGCCGTCTGCGCCTGGTCGCGGTGTAGTGGTCGAGTCGCGCCTGGACAAGGGCCGCGGTCCGGTCGCTACCGTGCTGGTTCAGGACGGTACCCTGCGTCAGGGCGACATGGTCCTGTGCGGCGTCAACTTCGGCCGCGTGCGCGCCATGCTCGATGAGAACGGCAAGCCGGTGAAGGAAGCCGGTCCGGCGATTCCGGTCGAGATTCTCGGTCTGGACGGTACCCCGGAAGCCGGTGACGACTTGACGGTGGTTGCCGACGAGAAGAAGGCTCGTGAAGTTGCGTTGTTCCGCCAGGGCAAGTTCCGCGAAGTGAAACTGGCTCGTGCTCATGCCGGCAAGCTGGAAAACATCTTCGAGACCATGGGGCAGGACGAGAAGAAGACGCTCAACATCGTGCTCAAGGCGGACGTACGCGGCTCGCTCGAAGCACTGCAGGGCTCTCTCAACGGCCTGGGCAACGACGAAGTGCAGGTTCGTGTGGTCGGCGGCGGTGTCGGTGGTATCACCGAATCCGATGCCAACCTCGCACTGGCCTCCAACGCTGTGCTGTTCGGCTTCAACGTCCGGGCTGATGCGGGTGCGCGCAAGATCGTCGAGGCCGAAGGTCTGGACATGCGCTACTACAACGTCATTTACGACATCATCGAGGACGTCAAGAAGGCGCTCACCGGTATGCTCGGCAGCGACGTTCGCGAGAATATCCTCGGTATCGCCGAAGTTCGTGATGTGTTCCGCTCGCCGAAGTTCGGCGCCATCGCCGGTTGCATGGTCACCGAAGGCATGGTGCACCGCAATCGTCCGATCCGGGTGCTGCGCGACGATGTCGTCATCTTCGAAGGCGAGCTGGAATCGCTGCGCCGCTTCAAGGATGACGTCGCAGAAGTCCGCGCCGGCATGGAGTGTGGTATCGGCGTGAAGAGCTACAACGACGTCAAGGTCGGCGACAAGATCGAAGTGTTCGAGAAGGTCGAAGTGGCGCGTTCGCTCTGA